The window AGGAGTCACTCCCATGAAAAGCGTAAGGGTTGTTGGGCTGGCGCTAGTCGCCAGTGCATTGCTTTCTGCTTCGCTGATGGTGGCACAGCAAATGTCGCAAGGCCCCCCCGTCGAGATGAAAGGCGTGAAGGCGCAGAAGAAGCACGAGGCAACGCTCGCTGGCTTTTTCACACCGATCAACGGCAAGCTCAAGATGCGAGCCACGGAGATCGAGATCGCGCCCCAAGGGTCAATCGGAGATCACTTGCACGTTGGCCCCGGCATCCGGTACTTGGTTGAGGGCGACCTGACACTCGTGGATGCCGATACCGGCAGAGAGCAACAGCTGCGAGCTGGCGATTATTTCGATGAATCTGGAGATCGTGACGTCCGTGCCCAGAACCGCGGCGCTGTGCCCGTCAAGATCGTGGTTGTCGAGTTGGTTCCGGGGGA is drawn from Terriglobales bacterium and contains these coding sequences:
- a CDS encoding cupin domain-containing protein, with the protein product GVTPMKSVRVVGLALVASALLSASLMVAQQMSQGPPVEMKGVKAQKKHEATLAGFFTPINGKLKMRATEIEIAPQGSIGDHLHVGPGIRYLVEGDLTLVDADTGREQQLRAGDYFDESGDRDVRAQNRGAVPVKIVVVELVPGDLQGSAMVPLSRRPDLEKQGPQLKEAICGAK